From Diceros bicornis minor isolate mBicDic1 chromosome 8, mDicBic1.mat.cur, whole genome shotgun sequence, a single genomic window includes:
- the UCHL1 gene encoding ubiquitin carboxyl-terminal hydrolase isozyme L1: MQLKPMEINPEMLNKVLARLGVAGQWRFVDVLGLEEETLGSVPAPACALLLLFPFTAQHENFRKKQIEELKGQEVSPKVYFMKQTIGNSCGTIGLIHAVANNQDKLEFEDGSVLKQFLSETEKLSPEDRAKCFEKNEAIQAAHDAVAQEGQCRVDDKVNFHFILFNNVDGHLYELDGRMPFPVNHGTSSEDLLLQDAAKVCREFTEREQGEVRFSAVALCKAA, encoded by the exons GTGCTGGCCCGGCTGGGGGTCGCCGGCCAGTGGCGCTTCGTGGACGTGCTGGGACTGGAGGAGGAGACTCTCGGCTCGGTGCCAGCGCCTGCCTGCgcgttgctgctgctgtttcccTTCACGGCCCAG CATGAGAACTTCAGGAAAAAACAGATTGAAGAACTGAAGGGACAAGAAGTCAGTCCTAAGGTGTACTTCATGAAGCAGACTATTGGGAACTCCTGTGGTACCATCGGGCTTATCCACGCAGTGGCCAATAACCAGGACAAACTGGAGTTTG aggatgGATCAGTGCtgaaacagtttctttctgaaacGGAGAAGTTATCCCCTGAAGACAGAGCAAAATGCTTTGAAAAGAATGAG GCCATTCAGGCAGCCCATGACGCCGTGGCACAGGAAGGCCAATGTCGG GTAGATGACAAAGtgaactttcattttattctgtttaaCAACGTGGATGGCCACCTTTACGAACTTG ATGGACGAATGCCTTTTCCCGTGAACCATGGCACCAGTTCAGAGGACCTGCTGCTGCAG GATGCCGCCAAGGTCTGCAGAGAATTCACTGAGCGTGAGCAAGGCGAAGTCCGCTTCTCTGCTGTGGCGCTCTGCAAGGCAGCCTAA